From a region of the Sulfitobacter noctilucicola genome:
- a CDS encoding FtsB family cell division protein, which produces MNRTARPAFGTLFFFAIAFALSLYFTFAAVQGDFGLFRRAEIVGESQELREQLAQVRAEVARMENMTHRMSDDYLDLDLLDEQARSVLGMVRSDEMVIH; this is translated from the coding sequence ATGAACCGCACCGCACGCCCCGCGTTTGGTACACTTTTCTTTTTCGCCATCGCCTTTGCGCTGAGCCTTTATTTCACCTTTGCCGCTGTGCAGGGCGATTTTGGGTTGTTCCGCCGCGCTGAGATTGTTGGCGAAAGCCAGGAATTGCGCGAGCAACTGGCACAAGTCCGCGCCGAAGTGGCCCGGATGGAAAACATGACGCATCGCATGTCGGACGACTATCTTGATCTGGATTTGCTGGACGAACAGGCGCGCAGCGTTCTGGGCATGGTCCGCTCTGACGAAATGGTCATCCACTAG
- a CDS encoding pyruvate dehydrogenase complex E1 component subunit beta, translating to MATEILMPALSPTMEEGTLAKWMVKEGDTVSSGDIMAEIETDKATMEFEAVDEGIIGKILIEEGTEGVKVNTAIAILLEEGESADDIDTAKSEPASAPVPAEKAQSSEDAPSAGMSHPEPDLSPDWPEGTTLKQQTVREALRDGMAEEMRRDDSVFLMGEEVGEYQGAYKISQGMLDEFGPKRVIDTPITEHGFAGIGVGAAFGGLRPIVEFMTFNFAMQAIDHIINSAAKTLYMSGGQMGAPMVFRGPNGAAARVGAQHSQDYAAWYMQIPGLKVAMPYSASDYKGLMKTAIRDPNPVIFLENEILYGRTFDVPDLDDYTVPFGKARIWREGDDVTIVSFGIGMSYALQAAEKLAEDGINAEVIDLRTLRPMDTPAFIKSVKKTNRLITIEEGWPQGSVGNYISSVVMQEAFDYLDAPVINLTGKDVPMPYAANLEKHALLTVDEVIAAVKKVTYK from the coding sequence ATGGCTACTGAAATTCTTATGCCCGCCCTCAGCCCTACTATGGAAGAAGGCACGCTGGCAAAGTGGATGGTCAAGGAAGGCGATACTGTTTCCTCCGGTGACATCATGGCCGAAATCGAGACCGATAAAGCCACGATGGAGTTTGAAGCCGTCGACGAAGGTATCATCGGGAAAATTCTGATCGAGGAAGGCACCGAAGGTGTGAAAGTGAACACCGCCATCGCGATCCTTCTGGAAGAAGGCGAGAGTGCGGACGACATAGACACCGCAAAGTCCGAGCCTGCGTCCGCTCCTGTCCCAGCCGAAAAAGCGCAATCCTCCGAGGATGCGCCGTCGGCCGGCATGTCCCATCCCGAGCCTGACCTGAGCCCTGACTGGCCCGAAGGCACAACTCTGAAGCAGCAAACAGTGCGTGAAGCATTGCGCGATGGAATGGCCGAAGAAATGCGCCGCGATGACAGCGTATTCCTGATGGGCGAGGAAGTCGGCGAATACCAAGGCGCCTACAAGATCAGCCAAGGGATGCTGGATGAATTCGGCCCCAAACGTGTGATCGACACCCCTATCACCGAGCACGGTTTCGCTGGTATCGGTGTCGGTGCGGCCTTCGGTGGTCTGCGCCCGATTGTCGAATTCATGACCTTCAACTTCGCCATGCAGGCGATTGACCATATCATCAACTCCGCTGCGAAGACGCTTTATATGTCGGGTGGTCAGATGGGTGCGCCTATGGTGTTCCGCGGTCCGAACGGTGCCGCCGCGCGTGTGGGCGCGCAGCACTCTCAAGACTACGCTGCATGGTACATGCAGATACCTGGTCTAAAAGTGGCGATGCCCTACTCTGCCTCCGACTACAAAGGCCTGATGAAGACCGCGATCCGTGATCCGAACCCGGTGATCTTTTTGGAGAATGAGATCCTGTATGGGCGCACCTTCGACGTGCCGGATCTGGATGACTATACGGTCCCGTTCGGCAAAGCACGCATCTGGCGCGAAGGCGACGATGTCACCATCGTGAGCTTTGGCATCGGAATGAGCTATGCCTTGCAAGCCGCTGAAAAGCTGGCAGAGGATGGCATCAACGCCGAGGTGATAGATCTGCGCACCCTACGCCCGATGGACACGCCCGCCTTCATTAAGTCGGTCAAGAAAACCAACCGCCTTATCACGATCGAAGAAGGCTGGCCGCAAGGATCGGTAGGCAACTACATCTCAAGCGTGGTGATGCAGGAAGCGTTCGACTACCTGGATGCGCCCGTCATCAACCTTACCGGCAAGGACGTACCGATGCCCTATGCGGCGAACCTCGAAAAACACGCGCTATTGACTGTCGACGAAGTCATCGCAGCCGTAAAAAAAGTCACGTACAAATAA
- the pdhA gene encoding pyruvate dehydrogenase (acetyl-transferring) E1 component subunit alpha, which yields MAAKKTTKKPNVSADELKAYYKDMLLIRRFEEKAGQLYGMGLIGGFCHLYIGQEAVVVGLEAAAKEGDKRITSYRDHGHMLACGMDPNGVMAELTGREGGYSKGKGGSMHMFSKEKHFYGGHGIVAAQVPLGAGLAFADKYKGNDNVTFTYFGDGAANQGQVYEAYNMAELWMLPVVFVIENNQYAMGTSQKRSTASPSYWERGAAYGIPGEEVDGMDVLAVKEAGEKAVAHCRAGKGPYILEIKTYRYRGHSMSDPAKYRTREEVQKMRDERDPIEAVRTLLLTGKHATEDDLKAIDKDIKKIVNESAEFAKESPEPHLDELWTDIYAELEA from the coding sequence ATGGCGGCCAAGAAAACCACCAAGAAACCGAATGTTTCAGCCGATGAGCTGAAGGCCTATTACAAGGACATGCTGCTTATCAGGCGGTTCGAGGAAAAGGCGGGCCAGCTTTATGGCATGGGATTGATCGGCGGTTTTTGTCACCTCTACATCGGACAGGAAGCGGTTGTTGTCGGCTTGGAAGCTGCGGCCAAAGAAGGCGACAAGCGTATCACCTCCTACCGCGATCATGGCCACATGCTGGCATGTGGAATGGACCCCAACGGTGTGATGGCTGAGCTGACGGGCCGCGAAGGCGGTTATTCCAAGGGCAAGGGTGGCTCTATGCACATGTTCTCGAAAGAGAAGCACTTCTATGGTGGCCACGGCATTGTTGCAGCGCAGGTGCCACTGGGCGCGGGCCTCGCCTTTGCGGACAAGTACAAAGGCAACGACAACGTGACCTTCACCTACTTCGGGGACGGGGCCGCGAACCAGGGACAGGTTTATGAGGCCTACAACATGGCAGAGCTGTGGATGTTGCCCGTCGTTTTTGTCATTGAAAACAACCAATATGCCATGGGCACATCGCAGAAACGCTCAACCGCGTCCCCTAGCTATTGGGAACGCGGTGCTGCTTATGGCATCCCCGGAGAAGAAGTAGACGGCATGGATGTATTGGCCGTCAAAGAAGCGGGCGAGAAAGCCGTGGCACACTGCCGTGCAGGCAAAGGCCCCTATATCCTCGAGATTAAAACCTACCGTTACCGTGGCCACTCCATGTCGGACCCGGCTAAGTACCGGACCCGCGAGGAAGTCCAGAAAATGCGCGACGAACGTGACCCGATCGAAGCGGTGCGCACCCTTCTGCTTACGGGTAAGCACGCCACCGAAGACGACCTCAAGGCCATCGACAAGGATATCAAGAAGATCGTTAACGAGTCCGCCGAATTCGCAAAAGAAAGCCCGGAGCCACATCTGGATGAACTCTGGACAGACATTTACGCAGAGCTGGAGGCATAA
- a CDS encoding pyruvate dehydrogenase complex dihydrolipoamide acetyltransferase translates to MPTEILMPALSPTMEEGTLAKWLVKEGDEVSSGDVMCEIETDKATMEFEAVDEGVIGKILVEEGTEGVKVNTPIAVLLEDGESADDIGETSAPKAEASSNAAPAEASDVTAPAKGHGRGETDATPAPAAPQGSDGKRIFASPLARRIAADKGVDLSQVKGSGPHGRIVKSDVEGLSKSDTPAATTKSSATSAPAQAAVSAGPATDTILKMYEGREYEEIKLDGMRKTIAARLTEAKQTVPHFYLRRDIQLDALMAFRAQLNKQLEPRGIKLSVNDFIIKACALALQQVPDANSVWAGDRTLKLKPSDVAVAVAIEGGLFTPVLKDAEMKSLSALSAEMKDLAGRARDRKLAPHEYQGGSFAISNLGMFGIDNFDAVINPPHGAILAVGAGVKKPIVGKDGELGVATVMSVTLSVDHRVIDGAMGAELLNAIKDNLEAPMTMLA, encoded by the coding sequence ATGCCTACAGAAATCCTCATGCCCGCCCTCTCCCCGACAATGGAAGAAGGTACATTGGCCAAATGGCTGGTCAAGGAGGGCGACGAAGTCTCCTCTGGTGATGTGATGTGCGAGATCGAAACCGACAAGGCAACGATGGAATTCGAAGCCGTGGACGAAGGCGTTATCGGCAAAATTCTGGTCGAAGAAGGTACCGAAGGGGTCAAGGTAAACACCCCTATCGCCGTCCTGCTCGAAGACGGCGAAAGCGCGGATGACATTGGCGAGACGTCTGCGCCAAAGGCGGAAGCTTCATCAAATGCTGCCCCTGCCGAAGCCTCTGACGTGACCGCTCCGGCCAAAGGTCACGGGCGCGGTGAGACCGACGCGACCCCTGCCCCTGCTGCTCCGCAAGGGTCCGATGGAAAACGCATCTTCGCTTCGCCTCTCGCGCGGCGCATTGCGGCAGACAAAGGTGTGGACTTGTCGCAGGTCAAAGGCTCGGGCCCTCATGGGCGCATCGTCAAATCAGATGTGGAAGGTCTTTCCAAATCCGACACACCAGCCGCTACAACAAAATCTTCAGCAACGTCTGCTCCGGCTCAGGCGGCAGTATCGGCAGGTCCTGCAACTGACACGATCCTCAAGATGTACGAGGGCCGTGAGTACGAAGAAATCAAGCTGGACGGCATGCGCAAGACCATCGCTGCACGCCTGACCGAAGCCAAGCAAACAGTACCGCACTTCTATCTGCGCCGAGATATCCAACTGGATGCTCTGATGGCTTTCCGTGCTCAGTTGAACAAACAACTGGAACCACGCGGGATAAAGCTGTCGGTCAATGACTTCATTATCAAAGCATGCGCGCTTGCGCTCCAGCAGGTGCCGGATGCCAATTCGGTCTGGGCCGGTGATCGCACCCTTAAACTCAAGCCGTCAGATGTGGCAGTGGCCGTGGCTATCGAAGGCGGTCTATTCACACCGGTCTTGAAAGATGCCGAGATGAAGTCGCTGTCTGCCCTGTCCGCCGAGATGAAGGATCTTGCAGGTCGCGCCCGTGACCGTAAGCTTGCGCCGCACGAGTATCAGGGCGGCAGCTTCGCAATTTCAAATCTCGGCATGTTCGGGATCGACAACTTTGATGCGGTCATCAACCCGCCGCACGGTGCGATTCTGGCTGTTGGTGCGGGTGTGAAGAAACCGATTGTCGGCAAAGACGGGGAGTTGGGTGTGGCAACCGTTATGTCAGTCACTTTGTCTGTCGATCACCGTGTTATCGACGGTGCAATGGGGGCCGAGTTGCTGAATGCGATCAAGGATAACCTTGAAGCACCGATGACGATGCTGGCTTGA